In Dromaius novaehollandiae isolate bDroNov1 chromosome 14, bDroNov1.hap1, whole genome shotgun sequence, a genomic segment contains:
- the LDAF1 gene encoding lipid droplet assembly factor 1, producing MSKEMQELQKQWHSMVQSIHSNSNVVAFMNSRFGQYLDDHPFVALSLLMFVAVSAIPVAFFLIFVVTTAIMACIGVIIMEGVVISIGGIALLCVLCGLGALSLGVSGVLSVCYVVLSTLVNYWYTQKGQIRKQEANGTRLERRPSILDLSANNGKSE from the exons ATGTCTAAAGAAATGCAGGAGCTGCAGAAGCAGTGGCACTCCATGGTACAGTCCATCCACAGCAACTCCAAT GTTGTTGCATTTATGAACTCTCGTTTTGGCCAATACTTAGATGACCATCCTTTTGTTGCCTTATCACTCCTGATGTTTGTTGCAGTGTCTGCTATTCCTGTtgcattttttctgatttttgttgttacaaCAGCCATAATGGCCTGTATCGGCGTGATAATTATGGAAG GTGTTGTAATATCGATAGGTGGCATAGCCCTCCTTTGTGTGCTGTGTGGCCTGGGTGCACTTTCACTGGGAGTTTCTGGAGTGCTGAGTGTTTGTTACGTCGTTCTTTCAACTCTGGTCAACTATTGGTATACTCAAAA GGGGCAGATAAGGAAGCAGGAAGCTAATGGAACTCGGTTGGAGAGGAGACCTTCCATCTTGGATCTCTCTGCCAATAATGGAAAGAGCGAATAA